In Pseudomonas saudiphocaensis, one DNA window encodes the following:
- a CDS encoding mechanosensitive ion channel family protein: MEWSQSLLAAMSALWAPIAAFIPRLFGALLVVAIGFVVAKVLDAVLSKGLAKIGLDRLVTGTGTTKLLGRAGIRAPISALIGKVVYWFVLLIFLVSAAESLGLARVSATLDMLALYVPKVFGAGLILLAGVLLAQLVSGLVRGAAEGVGLEYASGLGRIAQGLVIIISISVAIGQLEVKTELLNYVIAIALISVGLAAALALGLGSRELVSQILAGIYVRELYGVGQRVRLEGLDLEGEIEEIGTAKTHLLTDDGERVSIANRVLLEQRVGSRLGR; encoded by the coding sequence ATGGAGTGGAGCCAGAGTCTGCTGGCAGCAATGAGCGCGCTTTGGGCGCCTATTGCGGCATTTATCCCTCGTCTGTTTGGGGCGCTGCTGGTTGTAGCGATCGGTTTTGTCGTTGCCAAGGTCCTTGATGCCGTGCTGTCAAAAGGACTGGCCAAGATTGGTCTTGATCGATTGGTCACTGGTACAGGGACAACCAAGCTTCTTGGACGAGCCGGTATTCGGGCGCCGATTTCTGCCCTGATCGGAAAAGTCGTCTACTGGTTCGTGTTGCTGATCTTCCTCGTGTCGGCAGCCGAGTCGCTGGGGCTTGCCCGTGTGTCAGCTACCCTCGACATGCTGGCGCTGTATGTACCTAAGGTTTTCGGAGCTGGTCTGATTCTGCTTGCCGGTGTGCTTCTGGCCCAGCTGGTCAGTGGTCTGGTGCGTGGAGCCGCAGAAGGCGTCGGGCTGGAATATGCCAGCGGCCTTGGACGAATCGCCCAAGGCCTGGTGATCATCATCAGCATATCGGTGGCAATCGGGCAGCTTGAGGTAAAAACCGAGCTGCTCAACTACGTGATCGCCATCGCCTTGATTTCGGTTGGCCTCGCCGCCGCACTGGCGTTGGGCCTGGGTAGTCGCGAACTTGTCAGCCAGATTCTCGCGGGTATCTACGTGCGCGAGCTGTACGGGGTAGGGCAGCGGGTGCGTCTCGAAGGCCTGGATCTGGAAGGTGAGATCGAAGAGATAGGTACAGCCAAGACTCACCTGTTAACCGATGATGGCGAACGAGTTTCTATTG
- a CDS encoding CorA family divalent cation transporter gives MLVDEEAGLLRALVLDGRGGARQLAYEDIASLTLADGESLWLHWDRSQPEAQIWLREQSGLSNFACDVLLEENTRPRLLPLPADELLLFLRGVNLNPDSAPEDMVSLRVFADARRVISLRLRPLRSTEVLIRQLAAGQGPKTASEVLISLAEALTEHVEDLITLLAEKVDGEEDQLETDPRYTPSQDNLLTLRRRAASLRRFLLPQGEVYAQLARRKLPWFVDDDTDYWNELSNRLIRNLEELELVRERANLVLEAEERRMRERMNRTMYLLGIITGFFLPMSFLTGLLGINVGGIPGSDNPYGFVLACALIAVVALFQWWIFRRLKWV, from the coding sequence ATGCTGGTCGACGAAGAGGCAGGGTTGTTGCGCGCCCTGGTGCTGGATGGGCGCGGTGGTGCTCGACAGCTTGCATACGAGGATATTGCCTCGCTGACTCTGGCTGACGGTGAAAGCTTGTGGTTGCACTGGGATCGCAGCCAGCCCGAGGCCCAGATCTGGTTACGTGAGCAGAGTGGCTTGAGCAACTTTGCCTGTGATGTGCTGCTTGAGGAAAACACCAGGCCGCGATTGCTGCCGTTACCAGCAGACGAGCTTTTGCTGTTTCTGCGTGGCGTAAACCTCAATCCGGATTCCGCCCCGGAAGATATGGTTTCGCTGCGAGTATTTGCTGATGCACGCAGGGTCATTTCGCTACGCCTGCGGCCACTGCGCTCCACTGAAGTGTTAATCCGGCAACTGGCTGCAGGCCAGGGGCCGAAAACCGCTTCGGAGGTATTGATCAGCCTTGCCGAAGCACTGACCGAGCATGTGGAGGATCTGATCACGCTGCTTGCAGAAAAGGTGGATGGTGAAGAGGACCAGCTTGAAACCGATCCGCGCTATACGCCGTCGCAGGACAACCTGCTTACCTTGCGCCGGCGGGCAGCAAGCCTGCGTCGCTTCCTTTTGCCACAGGGTGAGGTCTACGCGCAGCTCGCGCGCCGAAAGCTTCCCTGGTTTGTCGATGACGACACGGATTACTGGAACGAGCTGAGCAATCGCCTGATACGAAATCTCGAAGAGCTGGAGCTGGTTCGAGAACGGGCCAACCTGGTCCTGGAGGCCGAAGAGCGGCGCATGCGAGAAAGGATGAATCGCACCATGTATCTGCTGGGTATCATCACCGGCTTCTTCCTGCCGATGAGCTTTCTCACCGGGCTGCTGGGCATCAATGTCGGCGGCATTCCTGGTTCGGACAACCCCTACGGTTTTGTTCTGGCCTGCGCGCTGATCGCTGTGGTAGCGCTTTTTCAGTGGTGGATATTCCGCCGTCTGAAATGGGTGTGA
- the rraA gene encoding ribonuclease E activity regulator RraA, with product MQYVTPDLCDTYPELVQVVEPIFSNFGGRDSFGGQIVTVKCFEDNSLVKEQVELDGTGKVMVVDGGGSLRCALLGDMLAEKASRNGWQGLVVYGCIRDVDIVAQTDLGVQALASHPLKSNKRGVGELNIPVTFCGVTFRPGDYLYADNNGIVVSPEALKMPD from the coding sequence ATGCAATACGTCACGCCCGATCTGTGCGATACCTATCCTGAGCTGGTTCAGGTGGTGGAGCCGATCTTCAGCAATTTCGGTGGCCGCGATTCCTTTGGAGGCCAGATCGTTACGGTCAAGTGCTTTGAGGACAACTCGCTGGTCAAGGAGCAGGTTGAGCTCGACGGTACCGGCAAGGTAATGGTGGTCGACGGTGGTGGCTCGCTGCGTTGCGCTCTGCTGGGCGACATGCTTGCCGAGAAGGCTTCACGCAATGGCTGGCAGGGGCTGGTCGTTTATGGCTGCATTCGCGATGTGGATATCGTCGCGCAGACCGATCTTGGCGTTCAGGCGTTGGCAAGCCACCCGCTCAAGAGCAACAAGCGTGGTGTTGGCGAGCTGAACATTCCAGTGACCTTCTGCGGTGTGACCTTCCGTCCTGGTGACTACCTGTACGCCGACAACAACGGCATCGTGGTTTCGCCAGAAGCGCTGAAAATGCCCGATTGA
- the ppsA gene encoding phosphoenolpyruvate synthase: MVEYVVSLDKLGNHDVERVGGKNASLGEMISNLAGAGVSVPGGFATTAQAYRDFMELSGLNEQIHTMLDALDVDDVNALAKAGAQIRSWIMSAEFPAQLDADIRAAFAEMSAGNDNLAVAVRSSATAEDLPDASFAGQQETFLNIRGVDNVIRAAKEVFASLFNDRAIAYRVHQGFDHKLVALSAGVQRMVRSETGTAGVMFTLDTESGFRDVVFITGAYGLGETVVQGAVNPDEFYVHKHTLEAGRPAILRRNLGSKAIKMIYGAEASAGKSVKTVEVDQAERMRFCLTDEEVSNLARQAMIIEKHYGRPMDIEWAKDGDDGQLYIVQARPETVKSRSSANVMERYLLKEKGTVLVEGRAIGQRIGSGPVKIIRDVSEMDRVQPGDVLVSDMTDPDWEPVMKRASAIVTNRGGRTCHAAIIARELGIPAVVGCGNATDLLKDGQRVTVTCAEGDTGLIFEGELGFDIRQNSIDAMPELPFKIMMNVGNPDRAFDFAQLPNEGVGLARLEFIINRMIGVHPKALLNFDSLPAEIKSSVEKRIAGYGDPVDFYVEKLVEGVSTLAAAFWPKKVIVRLSDFKSNEYANLIGGKLYEPEEENPMLGFRGASRYISESFRDCFELECRAMKKVRDVMGLTNVELMVPFVRTLGEASQVIDILAKFGLKRGENGLRIIMMCELPSNALLADEFLEYFDGFSIGSNDMTQLALGLDRDSGIIAHLFDERNPAVKKLLASAIEACKKADKYVGICGQGPSDHPDLAKWLMEQGIESVSLNPDSVLDTWFFLADQEIS, translated from the coding sequence TTGGTAGAGTACGTAGTTTCCCTCGATAAGCTCGGCAATCACGATGTTGAGCGTGTAGGGGGCAAGAACGCCTCCCTGGGCGAGATGATTAGCAACCTCGCAGGTGCGGGCGTTTCAGTACCTGGTGGTTTCGCCACTACTGCGCAGGCCTATCGTGATTTCATGGAGCTCAGCGGCCTGAACGAGCAGATTCATACAATGCTCGACGCGCTGGATGTAGATGATGTCAACGCCCTGGCCAAGGCCGGTGCGCAGATCCGCAGCTGGATCATGTCCGCCGAGTTCCCGGCGCAACTGGACGCCGATATTCGCGCAGCCTTTGCCGAAATGTCTGCCGGCAATGACAACCTGGCGGTAGCAGTACGTTCTTCGGCAACCGCTGAAGACCTGCCGGACGCTTCTTTTGCCGGTCAGCAGGAAACCTTCCTCAATATTCGTGGCGTGGACAACGTAATCCGCGCTGCCAAAGAGGTTTTCGCCTCCCTCTTCAACGACCGCGCCATTGCCTACCGCGTGCACCAGGGCTTCGATCACAAGCTGGTCGCTCTGTCCGCCGGTGTCCAGCGCATGGTTCGCTCGGAAACCGGCACCGCCGGTGTGATGTTTACCCTGGATACCGAGTCCGGTTTCCGCGATGTGGTGTTCATCACCGGGGCCTACGGCCTGGGCGAGACTGTCGTACAGGGCGCGGTGAACCCGGACGAATTTTACGTTCACAAGCACACTCTTGAAGCCGGCCGTCCGGCCATCCTGCGCCGCAACCTGGGCAGCAAGGCAATCAAGATGATTTACGGCGCGGAAGCCAGCGCCGGCAAGTCGGTCAAGACCGTGGAAGTCGACCAGGCCGAGCGTATGCGCTTCTGTCTTACCGACGAGGAGGTCAGCAACCTGGCTCGCCAGGCGATGATCATCGAAAAGCACTATGGCCGCCCGATGGACATCGAATGGGCCAAGGACGGTGACGACGGTCAGCTGTACATCGTTCAGGCACGTCCTGAAACAGTCAAAAGCCGCAGCAGCGCCAATGTCATGGAACGCTACCTGCTGAAGGAAAAAGGCACCGTGCTGGTCGAAGGTCGCGCCATTGGTCAGCGTATCGGTTCCGGCCCGGTGAAAATCATTCGTGACGTTTCGGAAATGGACCGGGTCCAGCCGGGTGACGTGCTGGTATCGGACATGACTGATCCGGACTGGGAACCGGTAATGAAGCGCGCCAGCGCCATCGTCACCAACCGCGGCGGCCGTACCTGCCACGCGGCGATCATCGCCCGCGAGCTGGGTATCCCTGCGGTTGTCGGCTGCGGCAACGCTACCGATCTGCTGAAAGATGGCCAGCGCGTCACTGTGACCTGTGCCGAAGGCGATACCGGCCTGATCTTCGAAGGTGAACTGGGCTTCGATATCCGCCAGAACTCCATCGACGCCATGCCTGAGCTGCCGTTCAAGATCATGATGAACGTCGGTAACCCGGACCGCGCGTTCGACTTCGCTCAGTTGCCCAACGAAGGTGTTGGCCTGGCTCGCCTGGAATTCATCATCAACCGCATGATCGGCGTGCATCCCAAGGCACTGCTGAACTTTGACAGCCTGCCGGCAGAGATTAAGAGCAGCGTCGAGAAGCGCATTGCCGGTTATGGCGACCCGGTCGATTTCTACGTCGAGAAGCTGGTCGAGGGCGTCAGTACCCTAGCGGCTGCTTTCTGGCCGAAGAAAGTGATCGTGCGTCTGTCGGACTTCAAGTCCAACGAGTACGCCAACCTGATCGGCGGCAAGCTCTATGAGCCGGAAGAAGAAAACCCGATGCTCGGCTTCCGTGGTGCTTCGCGATACATCAGCGAATCCTTCCGCGATTGCTTCGAGCTCGAGTGCCGGGCGATGAAGAAGGTCCGCGACGTTATGGGTCTGACCAACGTCGAGCTGATGGTGCCGTTCGTGCGCACCCTCGGTGAAGCCTCTCAGGTCATCGACATCCTCGCCAAGTTCGGCCTCAAGCGTGGCGAAAACGGCCTGCGCATCATCATGATGTGCGAGCTGCCGTCCAATGCGCTGCTGGCTGATGAGTTCCTGGAATACTTCGATGGCTTCTCCATCGGCTCCAATGACATGACTCAGCTGGCCCTTGGTCTGGACCGTGACTCTGGCATCATTGCCCACCTGTTCGACGAGCGTAATCCGGCGGTCAAGAAGTTGCTGGCCAGCGCCATCGAAGCCTGCAAAAAGGCTGACAAGTACGTTGGCATATGTGGACAGGGGCCGTCGGATCATCCGGACCTGGCCAAGTGGCTGATGGAGCAGGGTATCGAAAGCGTTTCGCTCAACCCGGACTCGGTACTGGACACCTGGTTCTTCCTGGCCGATCAGGAAATCAGCTGA
- a CDS encoding pyruvate, water dikinase regulatory protein — MKRTAFFISDGTGITAETLGQSLLAQFETINFTKLTRPYIDTTEKARAMVQQINKAAESDGVRPIIFDTLVNQGIRDILAESNGFMIDIFSSFLSPLEHELNSRSSYSVGKSHSIGHSNNYMERIEAVNFALDNDDGARTRHYDKADLILVGVSRCGKTPTCLYMAMQYGIRAANYPLTEDDMERLQLPTSLKAYKDKLFGLTIDPERLAAIRNERKPNSRYSSFAQCEFEVREVESLFRRENINFINSTHFSVEEISAKILVEKGVERRFK, encoded by the coding sequence ATGAAACGAACTGCTTTTTTCATCTCAGACGGTACCGGCATCACGGCCGAGACACTCGGCCAGAGCCTGTTGGCACAGTTCGAAACCATCAACTTCACCAAGCTGACCCGGCCGTACATCGATACGACCGAAAAAGCGCGGGCAATGGTACAGCAAATCAATAAAGCAGCGGAAAGCGATGGCGTCCGCCCGATCATATTCGACACCCTGGTCAACCAGGGGATTCGCGATATTCTCGCTGAATCCAACGGTTTCATGATCGATATCTTTTCCTCGTTTCTTTCTCCGCTTGAGCATGAGCTGAACTCACGCTCGTCGTATTCCGTGGGCAAGTCCCATTCTATCGGCCACAGCAACAACTACATGGAGCGCATCGAGGCGGTGAACTTCGCCCTCGACAACGATGACGGTGCCCGCACCCGCCATTATGACAAGGCCGACCTGATCCTCGTTGGCGTATCGCGCTGCGGCAAAACGCCCACCTGTCTCTATATGGCGATGCAGTATGGCATCCGCGCAGCCAACTACCCGTTGACCGAAGACGACATGGAGCGCCTGCAGCTACCCACTTCTCTCAAGGCCTACAAGGACAAGCTGTTTGGCCTGACAATCGATCCCGAGCGTTTGGCCGCCATCCGCAATGAGCGCAAGCCCAACAGCCGCTACTCCAGTTTCGCCCAATGCGAATTCGAGGTACGCGAAGTCGAAAGCCTGTTCCGTCGCGAAAACATCAATTTCATCAACTCGACGCATTTCTCCGTCGAGGAAATCTCCGCCAAGATCCTGGTGGAAAAAGGCGTGGAGCGGCGATTCAAATAA
- the prpF gene encoding 2-methylaconitate cis-trans isomerase PrpF, with translation MSQVPQVKIPATYMRGGTSKGVFFRLQDLPERCQVPGEARDKLFMRVIGSPDPYAAHIDGMGGATSSTSKCVILSKSSQPDHDVDYLYGQVSIDKPFVDWSGNCGNLSTGAGAFAIHAGLVDPARIPENGTCVVRIWQANIQKTIIAHVPISNGQVQEIGDFELDGVTFPAAEIVLEFLDPSDDGEEGGSMFPTGNLVDDLEVPADVVKGGVLKATMISAGIPTVFVNAEDIGYQGTELREDINGNPEALARLEAIRVAGALRMGLIKTPEEALTRQHTPKVAFVSKPKTYTASSGKTIEAGEVDLLVRALSMGKLHHAMMGTCAVAIGTAAAVPGTLVNLAAGGGDREAVRFGHPSGTLRVGAEAKQINGQWTVTKAIMSRSARILMEGWVRVPEDAF, from the coding sequence ATGTCTCAAGTACCCCAGGTGAAAATTCCCGCCACCTATATGCGTGGCGGCACCAGCAAGGGCGTGTTTTTCCGGTTGCAGGACCTGCCGGAGCGCTGCCAAGTCCCAGGCGAGGCCCGCGACAAGCTGTTCATGCGTGTAATTGGCAGTCCGGACCCCTACGCCGCGCACATCGACGGCATGGGCGGCGCTACCTCCAGCACCAGCAAATGCGTGATCCTGTCGAAGAGCAGCCAGCCCGATCACGACGTGGATTACCTCTACGGCCAGGTTTCCATCGACAAGCCATTCGTGGACTGGAGCGGCAACTGCGGCAACCTGTCTACGGGTGCGGGCGCTTTCGCCATCCATGCCGGGCTGGTTGATCCCGCGCGGATTCCCGAGAACGGCACCTGCGTGGTGCGTATCTGGCAGGCAAATATCCAGAAAACCATCATTGCCCATGTGCCGATCAGCAACGGCCAGGTGCAGGAAATCGGTGATTTCGAGCTGGATGGCGTGACCTTCCCAGCGGCGGAGATCGTGCTGGAGTTTCTCGATCCATCCGACGATGGCGAGGAGGGCGGCTCGATGTTCCCCACCGGCAATCTGGTGGATGATCTTGAGGTGCCCGCTGATGTCGTGAAAGGCGGCGTTTTGAAGGCCACCATGATCAGTGCCGGCATTCCCACTGTGTTCGTGAATGCCGAGGATATCGGCTATCAGGGCACAGAGCTGCGTGAGGACATCAACGGCAACCCCGAGGCGCTGGCCCGTCTCGAGGCCATTCGCGTTGCCGGTGCTTTGCGCATGGGGCTGATCAAGACGCCGGAAGAGGCCCTGACTCGCCAGCACACCCCGAAGGTTGCCTTTGTTTCCAAGCCGAAGACCTACACGGCCTCCAGTGGCAAGACCATTGAGGCGGGCGAGGTGGACCTGTTGGTCCGCGCGCTGTCGATGGGCAAGTTGCACCACGCGATGATGGGCACCTGCGCGGTTGCCATCGGCACGGCGGCAGCAGTGCCTGGCACGCTGGTCAATCTCGCGGCCGGTGGTGGTGATCGCGAGGCGGTACGTTTCGGTCATCCCTCCGGCACCTTGCGCGTCGGCGCCGAGGCCAAGCAGATTAATGGTCAGTGGACGGTGACCAAAGCCATCATGAGTCGTAGTGCGCGCATCCTGATGGAAGGCTGGGTGCGCGTGCCCGAGGATGCGTTCTGA
- the acnD gene encoding Fe/S-dependent 2-methylisocitrate dehydratase AcnD yields the protein MNTAYRKPLPGTALDYFDTREAVDAIQPGAYDTLPYTSRVLAEQLVRRCESSLLTDALKQLIERKRDLDFPWYPARVVCHDILGQTALVDLAGLRDAIAEQGGDPSKVNPVVPTQLIVDHSLAVEHAGFDPDAFEKNRAVEERRNEDRFHFIEWTKTAFKNVDVIPAGNGIMHQINLEKMSPVIQARGGVAFPDTCVGTDSHTPHVDALGVIAIGVGGLEAETVMLGHPSMMRLPDIVGVKLTGKRQPGITATDIVLALTEFLRQERVVGAWVEFFGEGADSLSIGDRATISNMCPEYGATAAMFYIDGQTIDYLKLTGREPEQVALVENYARTTGLWADALKTAQYERVLTFDLSSVVRNMAGPSNPHRRLPTSALQERGIASEEKLAAARAEEEQGLMPDGAVIIAAITSCTNTSNPRNVVAAGLLAKKANELGLVRKPWVKTSFAPGSKVAKLYLEEAGLLPELEKLGFGIVAYACTTCNGMSGALDPTIQQEIIDRDLYATAVLSGNRNFDGRIHPYAKQAFLASPPLVVAYAIAGTVRFDIEQDVLGHDASGNPITLKDLWPSDEEIDAIVAASVKPEQFKQIYIPMFDLGSVEEAKSPLYDWRPMSTYIRRPPYWEGALAGERTLKGMRPLAILPDNITTDHLSPSNAILADSAAGEYLAKMGLPEEDFNSYATHRGDHLTAQRATFANPQLVNEMAVVDGQVKKGSLARVEPEGEVMRMWEAIETYMNRKQNLIIIAGADYGQGSSRDWAAKGVRLAGVEVIVAEGFERIHRTNLVGMGVLPVEFKPGTTRLTLGLDGTETYDIEGELAPRCDLTLVINRRNGEVVRVPVTCRLDTAADVSVYKAGGVLQRFAKDFLEANK from the coding sequence ATGAATACCGCATATCGCAAACCCCTTCCTGGCACTGCACTGGATTACTTCGACACCCGCGAGGCGGTTGACGCCATTCAGCCAGGCGCCTACGACACCCTGCCGTACACCTCTCGTGTACTGGCTGAACAACTGGTACGTCGCTGCGAGTCGTCGCTGCTGACCGATGCGCTCAAGCAGCTGATCGAACGCAAGCGCGACTTGGACTTCCCCTGGTACCCGGCGCGCGTGGTGTGCCATGACATCCTCGGTCAGACCGCACTGGTCGACCTGGCCGGTCTGCGTGACGCCATCGCCGAGCAGGGCGGTGATCCCTCCAAGGTCAACCCGGTGGTGCCGACGCAGTTGATCGTCGACCACTCATTGGCGGTGGAGCATGCCGGCTTCGACCCGGACGCGTTCGAGAAGAACCGCGCTGTGGAAGAGCGCCGCAACGAAGACCGTTTCCACTTTATCGAGTGGACCAAGACCGCATTCAAGAATGTCGACGTGATTCCGGCCGGTAACGGGATCATGCACCAGATCAACCTGGAAAAAATGAGCCCGGTGATCCAGGCCCGCGGCGGCGTGGCCTTCCCGGATACCTGCGTGGGTACCGACTCGCATACCCCGCACGTGGATGCCCTGGGCGTAATCGCTATCGGCGTAGGCGGCCTGGAAGCCGAGACCGTCATGCTGGGCCATCCGTCGATGATGCGCCTGCCCGATATCGTCGGCGTAAAACTCACTGGCAAGCGCCAACCTGGTATCACCGCTACCGATATCGTGCTGGCTTTGACCGAGTTCCTGCGGCAGGAGCGCGTGGTCGGTGCCTGGGTCGAGTTCTTTGGTGAAGGTGCCGACAGCCTGTCCATCGGCGACCGTGCCACCATTTCCAATATGTGCCCGGAATACGGCGCAACGGCGGCGATGTTCTACATCGACGGCCAGACCATCGACTACCTCAAGCTGACCGGGCGCGAGCCGGAGCAGGTGGCGTTGGTCGAGAACTACGCCCGCACCACCGGCCTTTGGGCCGATGCGCTGAAGACCGCCCAGTACGAGCGCGTGCTGACCTTCGATCTGTCCAGCGTTGTGCGCAACATGGCCGGTCCGAGCAACCCGCATCGCCGTCTGCCCACCAGCGCACTGCAGGAGCGCGGCATTGCCAGCGAAGAAAAGCTGGCCGCCGCACGCGCCGAGGAAGAGCAGGGGCTGATGCCCGATGGTGCGGTGATAATTGCCGCGATCACCAGCTGCACCAACACCTCCAACCCGCGCAACGTGGTGGCTGCCGGTCTGCTGGCCAAGAAGGCCAATGAGCTGGGTCTGGTGCGCAAGCCGTGGGTGAAAACCTCCTTTGCGCCGGGCTCCAAGGTAGCCAAGCTGTATCTGGAAGAGGCCGGCCTGCTGCCGGAACTGGAAAAGCTCGGCTTCGGCATCGTCGCCTACGCCTGCACCACCTGTAACGGCATGTCCGGTGCGCTGGATCCGACGATCCAGCAGGAAATCATTGATCGCGACCTGTACGCCACCGCGGTGCTCTCCGGCAACCGCAACTTCGACGGCCGTATCCACCCGTACGCCAAGCAGGCCTTCCTGGCCTCGCCGCCGCTGGTAGTGGCCTATGCCATCGCCGGTACCGTGCGTTTCGATATTGAACAGGACGTATTGGGACATGACGCGAGCGGCAATCCGATCACGTTGAAAGATCTGTGGCCAAGCGATGAGGAAATCGACGCCATCGTGGCGGCGAGCGTGAAGCCCGAGCAGTTCAAGCAGATCTACATTCCGATGTTCGACCTGGGCTCAGTGGAAGAAGCCAAGAGCCCGTTGTATGACTGGCGTCCGATGTCCACCTACATCCGCCGTCCGCCTTACTGGGAAGGCGCGCTGGCCGGGGAACGTACGCTCAAGGGTATGCGCCCGTTGGCAATCCTGCCGGACAACATCACCACCGATCACCTGTCGCCGTCCAACGCCATCCTGGCGGATTCGGCCGCAGGCGAATACCTGGCGAAAATGGGCCTGCCGGAGGAGGACTTCAACTCCTACGCCACCCACCGCGGCGATCACCTGACGGCGCAGCGCGCCACCTTTGCCAACCCGCAGCTGGTCAACGAGATGGCTGTGGTCGATGGCCAGGTAAAGAAGGGCTCGCTGGCTCGCGTCGAGCCGGAAGGCGAGGTCATGCGCATGTGGGAAGCCATCGAGACCTACATGAACCGCAAACAGAACCTGATCATCATCGCCGGTGCCGACTACGGCCAAGGTTCGTCCCGCGACTGGGCGGCCAAGGGCGTGCGTCTGGCCGGTGTCGAGGTGATCGTGGCTGAAGGTTTCGAGCGCATCCACCGTACCAACCTGGTGGGCATGGGCGTTCTGCCGGTGGAATTCAAGCCGGGCACCACGCGCCTGACCCTGGGCCTGGACGGCACCGAGACCTACGATATCGAAGGTGAGCTGGCGCCGCGTTGCGACCTGACGCTGGTGATCAACCGTCGCAACGGTGAGGTCGTCAGGGTCCCGGTAACCTGCCGTCTGGACACCGCAGCCGATGTCAGCGTGTATAAGGCTGGTGGGGTGCTGCAGCGCTTCGCCAAGGACTTCCTCGAAGCCAACAAGTAA
- the prpC gene encoding 2-methylcitrate synthase: MAEAKVLSGAGLRGQIAGQTALSTVGKEGAGLTYRGYDVRDLAEHCCFEEVAYLLFHGELPNAQQLEDYKARLKQWRDIPDVLKEVLERAPSNAHPMDVMRTACSVLGMLEPEHDFSKQQDKADRLLAMGPAVMTYWYRFSHGGVRINCQSDEDTLGGHFLALLHGRKPTELETRVMNVSLILYAEHEFNASTFTARVCASTLSDIYSCITGAIGSLRGPLHGGANEAAMELIERFNTPEEAREGLLGMLERKEKIMGFGHAIYKDSDPRNEVIKEWAKKLAELVGDTKLYPISEAIDQTMWEQKRLFPNADFYHASAYNFMGIPTPLFTPIFVCSRVVGWCCHVFEQRANNRIIRPSAEYVGVEQRKVVPLAQR, translated from the coding sequence ATGGCTGAAGCAAAGGTTTTGAGTGGTGCAGGTCTGCGTGGGCAGATCGCGGGTCAGACGGCCCTCTCCACCGTGGGCAAGGAAGGCGCCGGCCTGACTTACCGCGGCTACGACGTCCGTGATCTGGCCGAGCACTGCTGCTTCGAGGAAGTTGCCTACCTGCTGTTCCACGGCGAGCTGCCCAATGCGCAGCAACTGGAAGACTACAAGGCGCGCCTGAAACAGTGGCGTGATATCCCGGACGTGCTCAAGGAAGTCCTGGAGCGTGCTCCGTCCAACGCCCATCCGATGGATGTCATGCGTACAGCCTGCTCGGTACTGGGCATGCTGGAACCCGAGCATGATTTCTCCAAGCAGCAGGACAAGGCAGACCGCCTGCTGGCCATGGGCCCGGCCGTCATGACTTACTGGTATCGCTTCAGCCACGGTGGCGTGCGCATCAACTGTCAGAGCGACGAGGACACCCTGGGTGGTCACTTCCTGGCGCTGCTGCATGGCCGCAAGCCGACCGAGCTGGAAACCCGCGTGATGAACGTTTCGCTCATCCTCTACGCTGAGCACGAGTTCAACGCCTCGACCTTCACCGCACGGGTCTGTGCTTCGACCCTGTCCGACATCTATTCCTGCATCACCGGTGCCATCGGTTCGCTGCGCGGCCCGCTGCACGGCGGCGCCAACGAGGCGGCCATGGAGCTGATCGAGCGTTTCAACACCCCGGAAGAGGCCCGCGAAGGTCTGCTGGGCATGCTCGAGCGCAAGGAAAAGATCATGGGCTTCGGCCACGCGATCTACAAGGACAGCGACCCGCGCAACGAGGTCATAAAGGAGTGGGCCAAGAAGCTGGCCGAGCTGGTAGGCGATACCAAGCTGTATCCGATCTCCGAGGCTATCGACCAAACCATGTGGGAACAGAAGCGCCTGTTCCCGAACGCCGACTTCTACCATGCATCGGCGTACAACTTCATGGGCATTCCGACCCCGCTGTTCACGCCGATCTTCGTCTGCTCGCGTGTAGTGGGCTGGTGCTGCCACGTGTTCGAACAGCGCGCCAATAACCGCATCATCCGCCCGAGCGCCGAATACGTCGGCGTCGAGCAGCGCAAGGTCGTACCCCTGGCGCAACGTTGA